GAACCCCGATCCGGGGCTGCCGGCCGAGGCCGCGGCGCGGCTCGCGGCGAACCCGGCCGCCTCCGCGTTCTGGCAGACCGCGACGCCGACCTACCGCCGCGTGGTCACGCATTGGGTGCTGACCGCGAAGCAGGAGGCGACCCGCGAGCGGCGGCTCGCCCAGCTCATCGACGACAGCGCCGCCGGGCTGCTCGTGCCGTTCCAGCGATACGGCGAGACCCCGAAATGGGCGGAGCGTGCCGCCGAGGCGGCGCGAGCCGCGGCATCCGCTGCATCGGCCGACTGACCGCGCCGATCAGCCCCGACCGGCGAAGAAGCCGAGGGCGCTCTCGCGGAACACCCGCGAGCCGGGCGCGTTGAAGTGGTGCCGCGCCGGCAGTTCGACGAAGGTGCCGTTCGGCGTCGCACGCGCGAGCAGCTTCGACTGCGCGAGGATCGCGTCTTCGCTGCCGGTCGCGAAGAGGATCGGCTGCAGCGGAGGGTGCGCGACGTCGGGATCGGCGTCGCCGAGCCGCATGCCCTCGGCGAGCGCGACGAGCGCGAGGAGGTCGTTGCCGGCCACCCGCTCGGCGAGTGTCACGTAGTTGCGGGTCACCTGGTCCTCGACCGGGGTGCCGTACTCCGCGAACGCTCGCGCCTCGGCGATCTGCAGCCGCGCGAGCGGCCGCCCGTCGGGGATGCCGCCGAGCACGGCGCGCTCGACGTGGTCGGGCACCTGCACGGCGACCTGCCAGCCGACCCGGGCGCCGAGCGAGTAGCCGGCGTAGAGCACGGTGTCGAGCAGGTAGGTGTCGAGCACGGTCGTGATGTCGTCGACGAAGGCGTCCATGCCGTAGGCGGATGCCTCGTGCGGCTTGTCGCTGGCGCCGTGGCCGCGCTGGTCGATGCCGAGCACCCGGTACCCCGCGCGCGTGAGGTCGCGCACCCACCCCGTGCTCACCCAGTTGTCTCGGCAGCTCGACGCGAAGCCGTGCACGCAGAGCACCGTCGGGGCGTCCTCGTCTCCCCAGGAGTACGTGGCGATGCGGATGCCGTCGCCAGACATCACGTACTGCGGCGCTGGCATCTCGGTGAGGGCGGGGAGCGAGGCATCCATGTCAGCCATTCTGGCCCTCGGAGCGGATGCCCCGGAGGTCGCCGCGCCTTACGGCGACGCCTCGGCCGAAGGGACGAGGCAGGTCGGGCCGATCGCCCGATGTCGCGCCGGCCGGTTCCCGCGAGCATCGGGTCATGACCGAAGCATCCGCTCGCCCCATCATGTCGCGCACGACTGCGACCCGCCGCCGGGAATGGCTCGCACCAGCCGGCCTCATCCTCCTCAGCCTCGTGCCGATCGTCGCCGGCAGCATGCGGCTCACCGAACTCGCGAGCGACCCGGTCGTGACGGCCGACAATGCGCGGTTCGTCGTGTTCCCCGCGCCGGTCGTCGTGCACATCGTCGGCGCGACCGTCTTCGCGCTGCTCGGCGCCCTGCAGTTCGCGCCGTCGCTGCGGCGTCATCGCTGGCACCGCCTCTCGGGACGCATCGCGGCGCCGGCCGGCCTCCTCGCCGCCCTGTCGGGCCTCTGGCTGACGGTCTTCTCCGACCTGCCCACCTCCGACGGACAGGCGCTGCTCTTCATCCGCCTCGTGTTCGGCACCGCGATGGCCGCGAGCATCGTGGTCGCCTTCGTCGCGATCCGGCGCGGCGACATCCGCACCCACAGCGCATGGATGACTCGCGGCTACGCGATCGGCCTGGCCGCGGGCACGCAGGTGTTCACGATGCTCCCGTGGTTCCTGCTGTTCGGCGTGCCCGATGTGAACCAGCGCGCCGCGCTCATGGCCGCCGGCTGGCTGATCAACCTCGCCGTCGCCGAGGTCGTCATCCGGCGCCGCGACGCCCGCGGCATGTTCCGTCCTTCCGGCCGATCCGCCCGTGCCGCCGCAGCCCTACGATGAGGGGCATGACGAGCCCCGCCCGCGCGCTGTGGCATGCGCCGGCCGCGTCGCCGCCCCCGCCCCGCCGCGTCTGGCGCGACTGGGTGCTCGTCGCGGCCATCCCGCCGCTCGTGCTGCTCGAGGCGGCGCTGCGCACCGACGTGCCGTGGCGCTGGCTCTGGGCCGTCGTGCTCATCGCCCTCGTGCCGACCCTGCTCTGGCGACGCACCCGGCCGCTCCTCATGCTCGTCATCGCGTTCGGCACCGGCGCGGTGGTCTCGGTGGCGACGGGCGGCGACCCGCAGCTCGCCGCGACCGCCTACATGCTCGTGCTCGTCTACGCCGCGTTCCGGTGGGGCGACGGCCCGGCGCGCATCGTCGGCGCAGCGCTCCTCGTCGGCTCGACGACGCTCTCCCTCGCCTTCGGACCGACGACGCTCACCGATCTCATCGGCGGCACGGCCGTGCTCGTCGCCACGATCTCGCTCGGCGCGGCGTTCCGCTGGCGGGCGGGGTCGCGCGCCCGCGAACTCGACCGGGTGAAACTCGACGAGCGCGAGCAGCTCGCTCGCGACCTGCACGACACCGTGGCGCACCACGTCTCGGCGATCGCGATCCAGGCGCAGGCCGGCACGGTGCTGGCGGCCACCGACCCCGATGCCGCGATCGCAGCGCTGCGCACCATCGAGGGCGAGGCCTCGCGCACGCTCGCCGAGATGCGATCGATCGTGCGGGTGCTGCGCCGAGCGGATGCCGCCGAGCTCGCGCCGGGGCCGGGCCTCGGCGATCTCCGTGGACTCGCGTCGGCCGCCTCGGCCGACTCCGCCGACTCGGCATCGGCATCTCCCCGCGTCGAGGTGCGGGTCACCGGCGACGCCGAGTCCGTGCCGCCGACGATCGGCGCCGCCGTCTACCGCATGGCGCAGGAGTCGGTGACGAACGCGCGGCGTCATGCTCGCGGGGCGACTCGGGTCGAGGTGCTCGTGCAGGTCGACGACGCCGGCATCCGGCTCGACGTGCACGACGACGGCGCCGCTGCGGCATCCGCTTCGCCCGGGTTCGGCATCGTCGGCATGGTCGAGCGCGCGACACTGCTCGGCGGCACGTGCGCTGCGGGCGCAGCGCCCGAGGGCGGCTGGACCGTGACCGCGGCACTCCCCCGCAGCGGGTGGTCGACGTGACCGTGCGCGTGCTGATCGCCGACGACCAGGAGCTCGTGCGGGCGGGGCTCCGGGTGCTCCTCGACACGCAGCCCGACATCGAGGTGATCGCCGAGGCCGCCGACGGCGCGGAGGCGATCGCCCTCGCGCGGCGGCTGCGGCCCGACGTGTGCCTCCTCGACATCCGCATGCCGGGCACCGACGGCCTCGAGGCCACCAGGGCGATCGCCGGTCCGGATGTCGCGGAGCCGATCCCGGTCGTCGTGATCACGACCTTCGACCTCGATGAGTACGTCTACGCGGCCCTGCGCGCCGGCGCTCGAGGGTTCCTCCTGAAGGACGCCGGCCCGGCCATGCTCGCCGAGGCCGTGCACGCCGCCGCTCGCGGTGACGCCCTCATCGCGCCGAACGTGACCGTGCGACTGCTCGAGGCGTTCGCCGAGGCGAACCCGGTCGACACACGAGACGACGCGCACGGTGCGCCGCTCCTCGAACCGCTCACCGCCCGCGAGCGCGAGGTGCTCGCCGCGGTCGCCCGCGGCCTCGGCAACACCGAGATCGCCGGCGAACTGCACATCTCGCTCAGCACGGTGAAGACGCACATCGCGAGCCTCATGACGAAGCTCGGTGCGCGCAACCGGGTCGAGCTCGCGATCTGGGCGCTCGGCGAGGGCCGCGGCCGTCGCGACTGAGGCCTTCGGGCCGGTCAGCCCTGGAAGTCCTCCGGGTCCACGTCCTCGAGGAATCGCTTGAACTCGTCGAGCCTCGCCTCATCGCCGGCCTCGGTGCCGAAGTCGACCATCTCGGCCGGGATGCCTGCGGCCTCGAGCACGTCTTCGGCGACCCAGATGGTGGCGTCAGCCCGCAACGCGAGCGCGATGGCGTCGGACGGACGCGAATCGATGGTCTGCGGCCCCGAGGGGGTCGTGAGCGAGAGCTCGGCGAAGAACGTGCCCTCCTCGATGCGGGTCAGGTCCACCCGCCGGAGCTCGGCCCCGACCGCGCCGAACAGCGTGGCGATCAGGTCGTGCGACAGCGGCCGGGGCGGCTGTCGCCCCTCGAGGGCGATGAGGATCGACGTTGCCTCCTGCGAACCGATCCAGACCGGCAGCACGAGCCCGGTGCCCGTCTCCTCGTGCAGCGGCTTCAGCAGCACGAGATTGCGCTGCAGGGAATCGAGCGCGATTCCGAGGACTCGAACCTGGACCACTTGCCTCCCGCCGGATGATCGGGTGTGACCCTGCCATCGTACGTCGAGCGCCGCTCAGCGGCCCCGGGCGTCTGGGATGCAACACGGAACGGACCGTCCGCCCCGATCACGGCACGCGCGACTAGGCTCGGCCTCGGCGGCAGCGACGAAGGGCCGAGGGAACCATGGGGAACGCACTCACCGAAGACCAGCTCGCGATCGTCGATGCGGTGCGCGAATTCACGGCGACCGAGCTCGCCCCGTTCGCGAACGAACGCGACCAGACGAAGCAGTTCCCGATCGAGGCGCTCGAACACGCCGGCCGACTCGGTCTCGGGGGCATCTACGTGCGCGAGGACGTCGGGG
The DNA window shown above is from Agromyces cerinus and carries:
- a CDS encoding alpha/beta fold hydrolase — encoded protein: MDASLPALTEMPAPQYVMSGDGIRIATYSWGDEDAPTVLCVHGFASSCRDNWVSTGWVRDLTRAGYRVLGIDQRGHGASDKPHEASAYGMDAFVDDITTVLDTYLLDTVLYAGYSLGARVGWQVAVQVPDHVERAVLGGIPDGRPLARLQIAEARAFAEYGTPVEDQVTRNYVTLAERVAGNDLLALVALAEGMRLGDADPDVAHPPLQPILFATGSEDAILAQSKLLARATPNGTFVELPARHHFNAPGSRVFRESALGFFAGRG
- a CDS encoding DUF2306 domain-containing protein; its protein translation is MTEASARPIMSRTTATRRREWLAPAGLILLSLVPIVAGSMRLTELASDPVVTADNARFVVFPAPVVVHIVGATVFALLGALQFAPSLRRHRWHRLSGRIAAPAGLLAALSGLWLTVFSDLPTSDGQALLFIRLVFGTAMAASIVVAFVAIRRGDIRTHSAWMTRGYAIGLAAGTQVFTMLPWFLLFGVPDVNQRAALMAAGWLINLAVAEVVIRRRDARGMFRPSGRSARAAAALR
- a CDS encoding sensor histidine kinase; the encoded protein is MTSPARALWHAPAASPPPPRRVWRDWVLVAAIPPLVLLEAALRTDVPWRWLWAVVLIALVPTLLWRRTRPLLMLVIAFGTGAVVSVATGGDPQLAATAYMLVLVYAAFRWGDGPARIVGAALLVGSTTLSLAFGPTTLTDLIGGTAVLVATISLGAAFRWRAGSRARELDRVKLDEREQLARDLHDTVAHHVSAIAIQAQAGTVLAATDPDAAIAALRTIEGEASRTLAEMRSIVRVLRRADAAELAPGPGLGDLRGLASAASADSADSASASPRVEVRVTGDAESVPPTIGAAVYRMAQESVTNARRHARGATRVEVLVQVDDAGIRLDVHDDGAAAASASPGFGIVGMVERATLLGGTCAAGAAPEGGWTVTAALPRSGWST
- a CDS encoding response regulator; translation: MTVRVLIADDQELVRAGLRVLLDTQPDIEVIAEAADGAEAIALARRLRPDVCLLDIRMPGTDGLEATRAIAGPDVAEPIPVVVITTFDLDEYVYAALRAGARGFLLKDAGPAMLAEAVHAAARGDALIAPNVTVRLLEAFAEANPVDTRDDAHGAPLLEPLTAREREVLAAVARGLGNTEIAGELHISLSTVKTHIASLMTKLGARNRVELAIWALGEGRGRRD
- a CDS encoding bifunctional nuclease family protein; amino-acid sequence: MVQVRVLGIALDSLQRNLVLLKPLHEETGTGLVLPVWIGSQEATSILIALEGRQPPRPLSHDLIATLFGAVGAELRRVDLTRIEEGTFFAELSLTTPSGPQTIDSRPSDAIALALRADATIWVAEDVLEAAGIPAEMVDFGTEAGDEARLDEFKRFLEDVDPEDFQG